One Vibrio sp. 16 genomic window carries:
- a CDS encoding iron-containing redox enzyme family protein, producing the protein MQTAAPNDYRHIATAIAHHNAIQELDKFRQLICDAPMTPEETKMFFATLWAFFKDVPSGILSLAAKITDELLDTQTWQASAQAAYILYASVDEYGLQQCQNRMLTTHHQMFEELITHCGLSHDDIFNPKYVKPSGTAMGDRTYRYYRSNKIGEALGFHLASEMTSAREFQYFLQGFQAHPAAYNLKHADDPILAFFKIHCEVEPLHVQTSRTILTKMMSYTPNIAEDAMRGAMAFMNGFEQMFIAMNTTLLEGRS; encoded by the coding sequence ATGCAAACTGCCGCGCCTAACGACTACAGACACATCGCGACCGCGATCGCTCATCACAACGCCATACAAGAGCTAGATAAATTCCGACAGTTGATATGTGATGCGCCCATGACCCCAGAGGAAACAAAAATGTTTTTTGCTACGCTGTGGGCTTTTTTTAAAGACGTTCCATCAGGGATTTTAAGTTTGGCCGCAAAAATAACGGATGAACTTCTCGACACGCAGACATGGCAAGCGTCAGCTCAAGCGGCTTACATACTTTACGCCTCAGTGGACGAATATGGTTTGCAGCAATGTCAAAACCGAATGCTGACTACCCATCATCAAATGTTTGAAGAGCTCATAACTCACTGTGGCCTGAGTCATGATGACATCTTTAATCCAAAATATGTGAAGCCTTCGGGTACCGCAATGGGCGATAGAACCTATCGCTATTACCGCTCGAACAAAATTGGAGAAGCGCTTGGCTTTCATCTTGCTTCAGAAATGACTTCCGCACGAGAGTTTCAGTATTTTTTACAAGGCTTTCAAGCACACCCCGCCGCTTACAATTTAAAACATGCTGACGACCCGATTCTCGCCTTTTTTAAGATTCACTGTGAAGTAGAGCCTCTTCATGTGCAAACAAGTCGAACCATTCTCACCAAGATGATGTCTTACACACCTAACATCGCTGAGGATGCCATGCGAGGCGCCATGGCCTTTATGAACGGATTCGAACAAATGTTTATCGCCATGAACACTACCCTATTAGAGGGGCGTTCATAA